In a genomic window of Methanomicrobia archaeon:
- a CDS encoding DUF3267 domain-containing protein, whose translation MRIFTRLPPTDPERLSNLQDRGWVRLREPKRLLMAFLLSLPLMAVTAALTLGIFTLFSAFSLEDLGFAGPSFSLSFSISLPLILGILAVLVCHELCHLLFIPNVLRSDRTGVGIIAFGAFVYTEEVLSRSRFLLITISPFAIISVLVPIVLGIAGLLTPAFFFPILLSAMGSSVDLLTVILVLTQVPPGASLVNNGSVTCWK comes from the coding sequence TACCACCGACCGACCCCGAGCGACTAAGTAATCTCCAGGATCGGGGGTGGGTTCGACTGAGAGAACCAAAGCGTCTCTTGATGGCTTTCCTCCTCTCCCTTCCGCTTATGGCCGTCACCGCCGCACTGACGCTCGGGATCTTTACGCTGTTCTCGGCGTTTTCGCTCGAAGACCTCGGGTTTGCCGGACCATCCTTCTCCCTCTCCTTCTCAATCAGCCTTCCCCTAATCCTCGGCATCCTCGCCGTCCTCGTTTGTCACGAGCTTTGCCACCTGCTCTTCATCCCGAACGTTCTTCGGTCCGACAGGACCGGTGTAGGGATTATAGCTTTCGGTGCATTTGTGTACACCGAAGAAGTGCTTTCGCGGTCACGCTTTCTTTTAATCACCATCTCACCCTTTGCCATCATCTCGGTCCTCGTCCCGATCGTCCTCGGCATCGCTGGCCTTCTGACCCCAGCCTTCTTCTTTCCGATACTCCTCAGCGCGATGGGTTCCTCTGTCGACCTCCTGACCGTGATTCTCGTGCTTACCCAGGTGCCGCCGGGCGCATCGCTCGTCAATAATGGGAGCGTTACCTGCTGGAAG